One Pseudomonas sp. HOU2 genomic window carries:
- a CDS encoding carbohydrate porin — protein sequence MFGFTRNGWVNGVLLGLTCTTLPAFADTDSNLLTRNTLTGDWGGLRQQMEQDGIKFTGDYTGEMAYNADGGLHRSGRYSQNIKLGAQFDLSKLYGVENAGKVQLTINDRRGNSASEDLVGNRLPIQENYGGLYTRLTELSYERSLFTPALNVKLGYMAMGNDLGGLDSGILCNFMNAGFCGHPLNMSGGSGWTNYPNAHLGVRVKYDLSPSWQLRVAAFNVDPESNGNSSRAWHLGPKHTTGTVVPIELVYKHAGQLPGEYKLGYYYDSSDVKRIGSDKEVSGRGGHYLLIDQAVWSSPTSEGRSLHAFGQYSAASEAASPFSKWYGTGLVLYKPFEGRPRDTVALGYGRAVPNPRSRDVQQDAAMANGTQFPNLDSGEQLIELGYGYQATPWLTLRPNLQYIIEPGAFSGQDIDSALVFGLQVKASL from the coding sequence ATGTTTGGTTTTACTCGTAACGGCTGGGTCAACGGCGTGCTGTTGGGCCTGACCTGCACCACCCTGCCCGCCTTCGCCGATACTGATTCGAACCTGTTGACCCGTAACACCCTGACCGGTGACTGGGGCGGTCTGCGCCAGCAGATGGAACAAGACGGGATCAAGTTCACCGGCGATTACACCGGCGAAATGGCTTACAACGCCGATGGCGGTCTGCACCGCTCCGGCCGTTACTCGCAGAACATCAAGCTCGGCGCGCAGTTCGACCTGAGCAAGTTGTATGGCGTGGAGAACGCCGGCAAGGTTCAGCTCACCATCAACGACCGTCGCGGCAACAGCGCCTCCGAAGATCTGGTTGGCAACCGTCTGCCGATCCAGGAAAACTACGGCGGCCTCTACACCCGCCTGACCGAACTCAGCTACGAGCGCAGCCTGTTCACCCCGGCGCTCAACGTGAAGCTGGGCTACATGGCCATGGGCAACGACCTCGGCGGCCTCGACAGCGGAATTCTGTGCAACTTCATGAACGCCGGTTTCTGCGGCCATCCGCTGAACATGTCCGGCGGCAGCGGCTGGACCAACTACCCGAACGCGCACCTGGGCGTACGGGTGAAATACGACCTGTCGCCGTCATGGCAACTGCGCGTTGCCGCGTTCAATGTCGACCCGGAAAGCAACGGCAACTCCAGCCGCGCCTGGCATCTGGGCCCGAAACACACCACCGGCACCGTGGTGCCGATCGAGCTGGTGTACAAGCACGCGGGCCAATTGCCCGGCGAATACAAGCTCGGTTACTACTACGACAGCTCCGACGTGAAACGCATCGGCAGCGACAAAGAAGTCTCCGGCCGTGGCGGTCACTACTTGCTGATCGATCAAGCCGTATGGAGTTCGCCAACGTCCGAGGGCCGCAGCCTGCATGCGTTCGGCCAATACTCGGCGGCCAGCGAAGCGGCTTCACCATTCAGCAAGTGGTACGGCACCGGTCTGGTGCTGTACAAGCCGTTCGAAGGTCGCCCACGCGACACCGTCGCTCTGGGCTACGGCCGCGCCGTGCCTAACCCGCGCAGCCGCGACGTACAGCAGGACGCCGCCATGGCCAACGGCACGCAGTTCCCGAATCTGGACAGTGGCGAGCAGTTGATCGAACTTGGCTACGGCTATCAGGCCACGCCTTGGCTGACGCTGCGCCCGAACCTGCAATACATCATCGAACCGGGCGCGTTTTCCGGGCAGGACATCGACAGTGCATTGGTGTTTGGCTTGCAGGTGAAAGCCTCACTTTGA
- a CDS encoding glucose/quinate/shikimate family membrane-bound PQQ-dependent dehydrogenase, with translation MKQSQRLSGISKFILVGLGVIIALLGLALAAGGVKLVSLGGSWYFLVGGLVMAVSGLLIARFKTAGAWLFAAFLVGTAIWAVSDAGLVFWPVFSRLFMFSAVGLAVTLVYPLLKRANGGVPGRGAYGVAAVLAVGLAVAAGNMFVAHPTVAATGTGPGLTPVEPDKAQKDWAHYGNTEGGSRFAALDQINRSNVDKLKVAWTYHTGDVAESDGNGAEDQLTPLQIGNKVFICTPHNNLIALDADTGKELWKNAINAQSKVWQRCRGMAYFDATKSIAQPSNSSIIEAKPAPAANCQRRLLTNTIDARLIAVDADTGEFCQGFGNNGQVDLKAGLGDVPDSYYQLSSAPLMAGTTVVVGGRVADNVQTDMPGGVIRGFDVMTGAMRWAFDPGNPQDKQAPADGSTYVRSTPNSWAPMSYDPATNTVFLPMGSSSTDIYGVERSKLDHTYGASILALDATTGDERWVFQTVHNDLWDFDLPMQPSLIDFSKDGKSVPALVIGTKAGQIYVLDRATGKPLTEVKEVPVKAANIPNEPYSPTQPKSVGMPQIGAQHLTESDMWGATPYDQLLCRIDFKSMRYDGLYTAPGTDKSLSFPGSLGGMNWGSISTDPVHGFIFVNDMRLGLWIQMIPSQNKAQASSGGEALNTGMGAVPLKGTPYAVNKNRFLSVAGIPCQAPPFGTLTAIDMKTQKVAWQVPVGTVEDTGPLGIRMHLPIKIGLPTLGGTLSTQGGLIFIAGTQDFYLRAFNSANGEEIWKARLPVGSQGGPMTFVSPKTGKQYIVITAGGARQSTDRGDYVMAYALP, from the coding sequence GTGAAGCAGAGTCAACGCCTCTCGGGCATATCAAAATTCATTCTGGTCGGGCTGGGGGTGATCATCGCCCTGCTCGGCCTGGCACTTGCGGCTGGCGGAGTGAAGCTGGTCAGCCTGGGAGGGTCGTGGTACTTCCTCGTGGGTGGTCTGGTGATGGCCGTCTCCGGTCTGCTGATCGCTCGCTTCAAGACGGCCGGCGCCTGGCTGTTTGCGGCATTTCTGGTCGGGACAGCGATCTGGGCGGTGAGCGATGCCGGGCTGGTGTTCTGGCCGGTGTTCTCGCGTCTGTTCATGTTCAGCGCCGTGGGTCTGGCGGTGACGCTGGTCTATCCGCTGCTCAAGCGTGCCAACGGTGGTGTTCCGGGTCGTGGCGCTTACGGCGTTGCCGCTGTGCTGGCCGTGGGACTGGCGGTGGCTGCCGGCAATATGTTCGTGGCACACCCGACTGTTGCCGCGACCGGCACTGGCCCGGGCCTGACCCCGGTTGAGCCAGACAAGGCGCAAAAAGACTGGGCGCACTACGGCAATACCGAAGGCGGCAGCCGCTTTGCTGCGCTGGACCAGATCAACCGCAGCAACGTCGACAAGCTGAAAGTGGCGTGGACCTACCACACCGGTGACGTCGCCGAGAGCGATGGCAACGGTGCCGAAGACCAGCTCACCCCGCTGCAGATCGGTAATAAAGTGTTCATCTGCACCCCGCACAACAACCTGATCGCACTGGATGCCGACACCGGCAAAGAGCTGTGGAAGAACGCGATCAACGCCCAATCGAAAGTCTGGCAGCGTTGCCGTGGCATGGCCTATTTCGATGCGACCAAGAGCATCGCTCAGCCAAGCAATTCGAGCATCATCGAAGCCAAACCGGCACCGGCTGCCAATTGCCAGCGCCGTCTGCTGACCAACACCATCGACGCCCGCCTGATCGCGGTCGATGCCGACACCGGCGAGTTTTGCCAGGGTTTCGGCAACAACGGCCAGGTTGATCTGAAGGCCGGTCTCGGTGACGTACCGGACAGCTACTACCAGCTCTCCTCCGCTCCGCTGATGGCCGGCACCACTGTGGTGGTCGGCGGTCGCGTAGCCGATAACGTGCAAACCGACATGCCGGGCGGCGTGATTCGTGGTTTTGACGTGATGACTGGCGCCATGCGCTGGGCCTTCGACCCGGGTAACCCGCAGGACAAACAGGCCCCGGCCGACGGCAGCACGTATGTGCGCAGCACGCCGAACAGCTGGGCGCCGATGTCCTACGATCCGGCGACCAACACCGTGTTCCTGCCGATGGGCAGCTCGTCCACCGACATTTATGGTGTCGAGCGCAGCAAGCTCGATCACACCTACGGCGCCTCGATCCTCGCGCTGGACGCCACCACCGGTGATGAACGCTGGGTGTTCCAGACCGTGCACAACGATCTCTGGGACTTCGACCTGCCGATGCAGCCGAGCCTGATCGACTTCAGCAAGGACGGCAAAAGCGTTCCGGCGCTGGTCATCGGCACCAAGGCCGGGCAGATCTACGTGCTCGATCGTGCCACCGGCAAACCGTTGACCGAGGTTAAAGAAGTCCCGGTCAAAGCCGCGAACATCCCGAACGAACCGTACTCGCCAACCCAGCCGAAATCGGTGGGCATGCCGCAGATCGGTGCCCAGCACCTGACTGAATCGGACATGTGGGGCGCCACCCCGTACGACCAGTTGCTGTGCCGGATCGATTTCAAATCGATGCGTTACGACGGTCTGTACACCGCGCCGGGTACCGACAAATCGCTGAGCTTCCCGGGTTCGCTGGGCGGCATGAACTGGGGCAGCATCTCCACTGACCCGGTGCACGGCTTCATCTTCGTCAACGACATGCGCCTGGGTCTGTGGATTCAGATGATCCCGTCGCAGAACAAGGCTCAAGCCTCGTCCGGTGGTGAAGCGCTGAACACCGGCATGGGCGCGGTACCGCTCAAAGGCACGCCTTACGCGGTGAACAAAAACCGCTTCCTGTCGGTGGCCGGCATTCCTTGCCAGGCTCCGCCGTTCGGCACCCTGACCGCGATCGACATGAAGACCCAGAAAGTCGCGTGGCAGGTTCCGGTCGGCACCGTTGAAGACACCGGTCCACTGGGCATCCGCATGCACCTGCCGATCAAGATCGGTTTGCCAACCCTCGGCGGCACCCTGTCGACCCAAGGTGGCCTGATCTTCATCGCCGGTACCCAGGACTTCTACCTGCGCGCCTTCAACAGCGCCAATGGCGAAGAAATCTGGAAAGCGCGTCTGCCGGTCGGCAGTCAGGGCGGCCCGATGACTTTCGTTTCACCGAAGACCGGCAAGCAGTACATCGTCATCACCGCCGGCGGTGCACGTCAGTCGACCGATCGCGGCGATTACGTGATGGCTTACGCCTTGCCGTAA
- a CDS encoding TspO/MBR family protein — protein MTFLIFLIACGAAATTGVIFKPGPWYEALNKPGFTPPNWAFPVAWTIIYLLLAWAGYRLSLIPGSQTVLALWAAQIALNTLWTPVFFGAHQVAAAMMILVVLWLVVAVMVFMALRLDLITGLILFPYLAWLCVAAALNFSILRNNRS, from the coding sequence GTGACGTTTCTGATTTTTCTGATCGCGTGCGGCGCTGCAGCGACTACCGGGGTGATTTTCAAACCAGGGCCATGGTACGAAGCGCTGAACAAACCCGGTTTTACCCCACCCAATTGGGCGTTTCCGGTGGCCTGGACCATCATCTATCTGTTGCTGGCCTGGGCCGGTTATCGCTTGAGCCTGATTCCTGGCAGTCAGACGGTTCTGGCGCTGTGGGCCGCGCAAATTGCCTTGAACACGTTGTGGACGCCGGTGTTCTTCGGCGCGCATCAGGTGGCCGCTGCCATGATGATCCTTGTGGTGCTGTGGCTGGTGGTCGCGGTGATGGTGTTTATGGCGTTGCGCCTGGATTTGATCACCGGATTGATCCTGTTTCCTTATCTGGCCTGGTTGTGTGTGGCGGCGGCGTTGAATTTCTCGATTCTGCGCAATAACCGCAGCTGA
- a CDS encoding ATP-binding protein produces MDTLEHLSREALESEVRRLRAALHSTQVDTQVVDLDRDMAAQLQASRDALARSEARFITILETIESAFAIVKVKFDAEDKPVDYYFVEANPAFEHQCGVNLRGKWVTEFAPNLESFWFETYGHVAKTGEPANFENYANTFERWFDVRAVRVGDPADRQIAILFNDVTQRRDAEERLRASEALARENVERVQLALAAGAIIGTWHWDLLTDRFAVDEAFARVFDLDPALGREGLGLEQVMVTVHPEDQDGLTTAINEAIGRGGAYSHQYRVRRTDGKYQWIEANGRVECADDGTPLRFPGVLIDVEERRNVEAERDRAIAALRALNDTLEQRVSSRTSELMQAEEKLRQSQKMEAVGQLTGGLAHDFNNLLAGISGALELMGARISQGRLNEVDKYMVTAQGAVKRAAALTHRLLAFSRRQTLDPRPTDVNTLMTGMTELIQRTVGPSIVLETLGAPGLWPTLVDASQLENALLNLCINARDAMPDGGRITIETANRTLDCETARTLDMPEGEYLCLCVTDTGTGMTADVIAKAFDPFFTTKPLGQGTGLGLSMIYGFAKQSGGQVRVHSQVGQGTEMCIYLPRYHGEPVPNQDHKDNTPAALPKAGETILVVDDEPTVRALLTDVLGDLGYTLIEAADSVVGLKMLRSDIHIDLLITDVGLPGGMNGRQLADAGREIRQNLKTLFITGYAENAVIGAGQLGPDMQVLTKPFAVDTLVARVSDLLAMKSE; encoded by the coding sequence ATGGATACCCTTGAACACCTTAGTCGCGAAGCGCTTGAGTCAGAGGTAAGGCGATTGCGCGCGGCGCTTCACAGCACTCAGGTCGACACACAGGTCGTTGACCTCGATCGCGACATGGCGGCGCAACTGCAAGCCAGTCGGGATGCGCTCGCCCGCAGCGAGGCACGCTTCATCACCATTCTGGAAACCATCGAATCGGCGTTCGCCATCGTCAAGGTCAAATTCGACGCCGAGGATAAACCCGTCGATTACTACTTCGTCGAAGCCAACCCGGCGTTCGAACACCAGTGCGGGGTCAACTTGCGCGGCAAGTGGGTGACCGAGTTCGCGCCCAATCTGGAAAGCTTCTGGTTCGAAACCTATGGCCACGTGGCCAAGACCGGAGAGCCGGCGAACTTCGAAAATTATGCCAACACCTTCGAACGCTGGTTCGACGTGCGCGCGGTACGGGTCGGCGATCCGGCTGACCGGCAGATCGCCATTCTGTTCAACGACGTCACCCAGCGGCGCGACGCCGAGGAGCGTTTGCGTGCCAGTGAAGCGCTGGCGCGGGAGAACGTCGAGCGCGTGCAACTGGCGCTCGCCGCCGGGGCCATTATCGGCACCTGGCACTGGGACCTGCTCACAGACCGCTTTGCCGTGGACGAAGCATTCGCCCGGGTGTTTGACCTCGACCCGGCATTGGGCCGCGAAGGGCTCGGCCTCGAACAAGTCATGGTGACCGTGCATCCCGAAGACCAGGATGGACTGACCACCGCGATCAACGAAGCCATCGGCCGTGGTGGCGCCTACTCCCACCAGTACCGTGTGCGCCGCACAGACGGCAAATATCAGTGGATTGAGGCCAACGGCCGTGTTGAGTGTGCCGATGATGGAACGCCGCTGCGCTTTCCCGGCGTGCTGATCGATGTCGAGGAACGGCGCAATGTCGAAGCGGAGCGCGACCGCGCCATCGCTGCATTGCGCGCGCTCAACGATACGCTGGAGCAGCGCGTGTCATCGCGCACTTCAGAGTTGATGCAAGCCGAAGAGAAACTGCGCCAGTCGCAGAAAATGGAGGCCGTCGGCCAACTGACCGGGGGTCTGGCGCATGACTTCAACAATTTGCTGGCCGGCATTTCCGGCGCACTTGAGTTGATGGGCGCACGCATCAGCCAGGGCCGGCTGAATGAGGTCGACAAGTACATGGTGACCGCCCAGGGCGCGGTCAAGCGAGCCGCCGCCCTGACCCACCGTCTGTTGGCGTTCTCCAGGCGCCAGACCCTCGATCCGCGACCGACCGATGTCAACACGCTGATGACCGGCATGACCGAACTGATCCAGCGTACGGTCGGCCCCAGCATCGTTCTGGAAACCCTCGGCGCGCCGGGGCTCTGGCCGACGCTGGTGGATGCCAGCCAGTTGGAAAATGCCCTGCTCAACCTGTGCATCAACGCGCGCGATGCGATGCCGGATGGCGGGCGCATCACCATCGAGACAGCCAACCGCACGCTGGACTGCGAGACGGCGCGCACTCTGGACATGCCCGAGGGCGAATACCTGTGCCTGTGCGTGACCGATACCGGCACCGGGATGACCGCCGATGTCATCGCCAAGGCCTTCGATCCGTTCTTCACCACCAAACCGTTGGGCCAGGGCACCGGGTTGGGGCTGTCGATGATCTACGGTTTCGCCAAGCAGTCCGGTGGCCAGGTGCGCGTGCATTCGCAGGTCGGCCAAGGCACGGAGATGTGCATTTACCTGCCGCGCTACCATGGCGAGCCCGTGCCGAATCAGGATCACAAGGACAACACGCCGGCCGCCTTGCCCAAGGCTGGCGAGACGATTCTGGTGGTGGACGACGAGCCTACCGTGCGGGCGCTGCTGACTGACGTGCTCGGCGATCTCGGCTACACCTTGATAGAGGCCGCTGACAGTGTGGTCGGACTGAAGATGTTGCGCTCGGACATTCACATCGACTTGCTGATCACCGACGTCGGCTTGCCGGGTGGCATGAACGGTCGGCAACTGGCCGATGCCGGCCGGGAAATCCGCCAGAACCTGAAGACCCTGTTCATCACCGGGTACGCGGAAAACGCGGTGATTGGTGCCGGTCAGCTTGGCCCGGACATGCAGGTGCTGACCAAGCCGTTTGCCGTCGACACGCTGGTGGCGCGGGTCAGCGACCTGCTGGCGATGAAATCCGAATGA
- a CDS encoding cryptochrome/photolyase family protein — MNVTRRLCLVLGDQLSFDLASLQTLNSERDTVLLVEVMEEASHVPHHPQKIALIFSAMRHFAQALRDRGVRVEYVTLDDPHNSGSVPGELQRWQKHLNAEEVHITECGDWRLEQSIKDCGLPVYWHADTRFLCSRAEFANWAAGKKQLRMEFFYREMRRKSRLLLNGDGTPVGGAWNFDAENRKALPKGVKAPYPIRFSNDAITGEVLDLVKARFSQHYGALDDFNYPVTHADAQALWEYFLDYGLAGFGDYQDAMASDEPFLFHARISAALNIGLLDLRQLCSDVESAYWAGRIALNAAEGFIRQLIGWREYVRGVYWLKMPDYALGNVFGNDRPLPEFYWTGATHMNCMRQAIGQSLQHAYAHHIQRLMVTGNFALLAGIAPSQICEWYLAIYMDAFDWVELPNTLGMVMHADGGYLGSKPYCASGQYINRMSDYCRGCAYKVSESTADNACPFNALYWHFLMRHGEQLRGNQRMAMMYKNLDRMPPAKQEALWQRGQNLLARLDNGESV, encoded by the coding sequence ATGAACGTTACTCGCCGTTTGTGCCTGGTGCTGGGCGATCAGTTGTCCTTCGACCTGGCTTCATTGCAGACGCTCAATAGCGAACGCGACACTGTGCTGCTGGTCGAGGTCATGGAAGAAGCCAGCCATGTGCCGCACCATCCACAAAAGATTGCCCTGATCTTCAGCGCCATGCGCCATTTCGCCCAGGCACTGCGAGACCGGGGCGTTCGTGTCGAATACGTGACCCTGGATGATCCGCACAACAGCGGCTCGGTGCCGGGGGAATTACAGCGTTGGCAGAAACACTTGAATGCCGAGGAAGTGCACATCACCGAGTGCGGGGACTGGCGTCTGGAGCAATCGATCAAGGACTGTGGTTTGCCCGTTTACTGGCACGCCGACACGCGCTTTCTGTGCAGTCGCGCCGAGTTCGCCAACTGGGCTGCCGGCAAAAAGCAGTTGCGCATGGAGTTCTTTTATCGCGAGATGCGCCGCAAGAGTCGCTTGCTGCTCAATGGCGACGGCACGCCGGTGGGCGGCGCGTGGAATTTCGATGCAGAGAACCGCAAGGCCCTGCCCAAAGGCGTGAAAGCCCCCTACCCGATCCGCTTCAGCAACGACGCCATTACCGGCGAAGTGCTGGATCTGGTGAAGGCGCGTTTCAGTCAGCATTACGGTGCACTCGACGACTTCAACTACCCGGTCACCCACGCCGACGCGCAGGCGCTGTGGGAATACTTTCTCGATTATGGCCTCGCAGGCTTCGGCGATTATCAGGACGCCATGGCCAGTGACGAACCGTTCCTGTTTCATGCGCGCATCAGCGCTGCGCTCAATATAGGCCTGCTGGATTTGCGGCAGTTGTGCAGCGACGTCGAGTCGGCTTATTGGGCCGGCAGGATTGCGCTGAACGCCGCCGAAGGCTTCATTCGTCAACTGATTGGCTGGCGGGAATATGTGCGCGGCGTGTACTGGCTGAAAATGCCGGACTACGCACTGGGCAATGTGTTCGGCAACGACCGGCCACTGCCCGAGTTCTACTGGACCGGCGCCACGCATATGAACTGCATGCGCCAGGCCATCGGCCAGAGTCTGCAGCACGCCTACGCGCACCACATTCAACGGCTGATGGTCACCGGCAATTTTGCCCTGCTCGCCGGTATCGCGCCGAGCCAGATATGTGAGTGGTACCTGGCGATCTACATGGACGCCTTCGACTGGGTCGAGCTGCCCAACACCTTGGGCATGGTCATGCATGCCGATGGCGGTTACCTCGGTTCCAAACCCTATTGCGCCAGTGGCCAATACATCAATCGCATGTCCGATTACTGCCGTGGGTGCGCCTACAAGGTCAGCGAAAGTACCGCGGACAATGCCTGCCCGTTCAATGCGTTGTACTGGCATTTTCTGATGCGCCACGGTGAACAACTGCGCGGCAATCAGCGCATGGCAATGATGTACAAGAACCTCGACCGCATGCCGCCAGCCAAGCAGGAGGCGCTGTGGCAACGCGGGCAGAACCTGTTGGCGCGCCTGGATAACGGCGAATCGGTCTGA
- a CDS encoding DUF3833 domain-containing protein, translating to MTRFLLLLALTLGVASCGSVDVSHYADQQPALDLQRFFSKPVKAWGMFQKRSGEVVKRFEVNIASHREGANLILDERFLYSDGTRQRRVWTLTPEGQGRWSGRAGDVVGVATGQVAGNALHWRYRLNLPVDGSTYEMSMDDWMYQMDEDTLINRTSMSKLGVEVGQVTLFFRRVDAGHTE from the coding sequence ATGACCCGATTTCTGCTGTTACTGGCGCTGACACTCGGCGTAGCGAGCTGTGGCAGCGTGGATGTCAGCCACTATGCCGATCAGCAACCGGCGCTGGACCTGCAGCGCTTTTTCAGCAAACCCGTGAAAGCCTGGGGGATGTTTCAAAAACGCTCAGGGGAAGTGGTCAAGCGCTTCGAGGTCAACATCGCCAGCCATCGTGAAGGCGCCAACCTGATTCTAGATGAGCGCTTCCTGTACAGCGACGGCACGCGTCAACGCCGCGTCTGGACCCTGACGCCCGAGGGCCAGGGGCGCTGGAGCGGGCGTGCGGGTGATGTGGTGGGCGTTGCCACAGGTCAGGTCGCTGGCAATGCGCTGCACTGGCGTTATCGCCTGAATCTGCCGGTCGACGGCTCGACCTACGAAATGAGCATGGACGACTGGATGTACCAGATGGACGAGGACACGCTGATCAATCGCACCAGCATGTCCAAGCTCGGGGTTGAAGTTGGCCAGGTGACCTTGTTCTTCCGTCGCGTTGACGCCGGTCACACTGAATGA
- a CDS encoding alkene reductase: MKNSPYFTPVKLGLHTLKNRIVLPPLTRQRSTQPGNVANALMAEYYQQRAGAGLLVTEGTQIEPRGQGYAWTPGIYTPEQIAGWRTVTEAVHAQDGVIFAQLWHVGRVSHTALQPGGAAPVSASAIATERVSVFIETAPGAGELVTPSAPRALSTDEVQELVQLYIQAARNAMDAGFDGIELHCANGYLVNQFISAHSNVRTDQYGGSLHNRLRFLREVVSGVAECIGKEKVGVRFAPLFTTTEEARTYLGMVEEDPHTTYIEAIKVLEDVGIAYLSIAEADWDDAPAMPPTFRRAVRETFSGAIIYAGRYNAESGAQLLESGLADLVAFGRPFMANPDLPARIANDWPLSPLNPATVYGGNAEGYVDYPTYSE; this comes from the coding sequence ATGAAAAACAGCCCTTACTTCACCCCTGTCAAACTGGGCCTGCACACCCTGAAAAACCGCATCGTCCTGCCGCCCCTCACCCGCCAGCGCAGCACACAACCGGGCAATGTCGCCAACGCATTGATGGCCGAGTATTACCAGCAACGCGCCGGCGCCGGTCTGCTGGTCACGGAAGGTACGCAGATCGAACCTCGCGGTCAGGGCTACGCCTGGACTCCCGGCATTTACACCCCTGAACAAATTGCCGGATGGCGCACAGTCACCGAAGCGGTGCATGCACAGGACGGCGTGATATTCGCCCAGCTCTGGCACGTCGGCCGTGTGTCCCACACCGCGCTGCAACCCGGTGGCGCGGCCCCGGTTTCAGCGTCCGCCATCGCCACCGAGCGGGTCAGCGTGTTCATCGAAACTGCGCCGGGCGCCGGCGAGCTGGTTACGCCATCCGCGCCGCGAGCGCTGAGTACCGATGAGGTCCAGGAACTGGTTCAGCTCTATATACAGGCCGCGCGCAATGCGATGGACGCCGGCTTCGACGGAATCGAACTGCACTGCGCCAATGGCTATCTGGTGAACCAGTTCATTTCTGCCCACAGCAACGTGCGTACCGACCAGTACGGTGGCTCGCTGCACAATCGCCTGCGCTTTCTGCGCGAAGTGGTGTCGGGTGTCGCCGAGTGCATCGGTAAAGAGAAAGTCGGCGTGCGTTTCGCGCCGCTGTTCACCACCACCGAGGAAGCGCGCACCTATCTGGGCATGGTCGAAGAGGATCCGCACACCACTTACATCGAAGCGATCAAAGTGCTTGAGGATGTGGGCATCGCCTACCTGTCCATCGCTGAAGCGGACTGGGACGACGCGCCCGCGATGCCGCCAACGTTTCGCCGTGCAGTGCGCGAAACCTTCAGTGGCGCGATCATCTACGCCGGGCGTTACAACGCTGAATCCGGCGCGCAATTGCTTGAATCGGGACTGGCTGATCTGGTGGCTTTCGGCCGACCATTCATGGCCAACCCGGACCTGCCGGCGCGCATCGCCAATGACTGGCCACTCAGTCCACTGAATCCCGCAACGGTCTACGGCGGCAATGCCGAAGGCTATGTGGATTACCCGACCTACAGCGAATAA
- a CDS encoding type 1 glutamine amidotransferase domain-containing protein, whose protein sequence is MKILMVLTSHDQLGNTGKKTGFWLEEFAAPYYAFKDAGAQITLVSPAGGQPPLDPKSDEPDAQTAETDRFRQDPAAQQALANTGRLADARAEDFDAVFYPGGHGPLWDLAEDQHSIALIEAFDRSNKPHGFVCHAPGVLRHVVAADGKPLIQGRDVTGFTNAEEAAVGLTDVVPFLIEDEFQRLGGRYSKVADWQVHVVTDGQLATGQNPASSAAVAEKLLKLLA, encoded by the coding sequence ATGAAAATCTTGATGGTTCTGACTTCCCACGATCAGCTTGGCAACACCGGCAAGAAAACCGGCTTCTGGCTCGAAGAGTTCGCGGCCCCCTACTACGCCTTCAAGGATGCCGGCGCGCAGATCACTCTGGTATCGCCGGCCGGCGGTCAGCCACCGCTCGATCCGAAAAGCGATGAGCCCGATGCACAAACCGCTGAAACCGACCGCTTCCGCCAGGACCCCGCCGCTCAGCAGGCGCTGGCCAATACCGGGCGCCTGGCGGATGCCCGCGCTGAGGATTTCGATGCCGTGTTTTATCCCGGTGGCCATGGCCCGCTGTGGGATCTGGCCGAAGACCAACACTCGATCGCCTTGATCGAAGCTTTCGACCGCAGCAACAAACCTCACGGGTTCGTCTGCCACGCGCCGGGCGTTCTGCGTCACGTGGTGGCTGCCGATGGCAAACCGTTGATTCAAGGCCGGGACGTCACCGGGTTCACCAATGCTGAAGAAGCGGCTGTGGGCCTGACCGATGTCGTGCCGTTCCTGATCGAAGACGAATTCCAGCGTCTCGGCGGCCGCTACTCCAAGGTCGCCGACTGGCAGGTTCACGTTGTGACCGATGGCCAACTGGCGACGGGGCAAAACCCGGCCAGCTCGGCAGCCGTCGCCGAAAAACTGCTGAAGCTGTTGGCCTGA
- a CDS encoding TetR/AcrR family transcriptional regulator — translation MKPTYDDTRQHLLDTGHRMMAEKGFTSVGLSEILQTAGVPKGSFYHYFKSKELYGQALLEDYFVGYLADMERRLTLPGLSAYERLMDYWQGWQNRCTLEGHGDECLVVKLSAEVADLSESMRLTLRDGAERIVARITTCLEEGQLDNSVPKTDARQLAETLYQLWLGASLLNKLQRTGQSLQTSMVMTKQLLQS, via the coding sequence ATGAAACCGACCTACGACGATACCCGCCAACACCTGCTCGACACCGGCCACCGCATGATGGCCGAAAAGGGCTTCACCAGCGTTGGCCTGAGCGAGATCCTGCAGACCGCCGGTGTGCCCAAGGGCTCGTTCTATCACTACTTCAAATCCAAGGAACTCTACGGCCAGGCGCTGCTGGAGGATTACTTTGTCGGCTACCTGGCGGACATGGAGCGACGCCTGACTCTGCCTGGGCTCAGTGCCTATGAGCGGCTGATGGATTACTGGCAGGGCTGGCAGAACCGCTGCACCCTGGAAGGTCATGGCGATGAATGCCTGGTGGTGAAATTGAGCGCGGAAGTCGCCGACCTGTCCGAGTCGATGCGCCTCACCTTGCGCGACGGCGCTGAGCGCATCGTTGCGCGGATTACGACATGCCTGGAAGAAGGGCAGTTGGATAACAGCGTACCGAAGACCGACGCTCGGCAACTGGCAGAAACCCTTTACCAACTCTGGTTGGGCGCCAGTTTGTTGAACAAACTGCAGCGCACGGGGCAGTCGTTGCAGACGTCGATGGTGATGACCAAACAGCTTTTGCAAAGCTGA